Proteins encoded within one genomic window of Humulus lupulus chromosome 1, drHumLupu1.1, whole genome shotgun sequence:
- the LOC133811272 gene encoding methylesterase 10-like encodes MDQQEEMRATHFVLVHGACHGAWCWYKLMSLLKVETGNSNHHVQVTALDLGASGINPKLLDEVPTVDDYVQPLMEFMASLPEDHRVILVGHSYAGLCISLAMEKFPHKISLAVFLTAYMPNFKSPPALLIQEYFKGTTSILDSQIKFEEDRPLSVIFGPQYMKTKMYPHSQPQELELAKMLVRPSGLYMEDFEKKNVLSEAKFGSVKRVFIVCEEDEVMKEEFQRWMIEISDPPLTEEEVIVVKGADHMVMLSQPHQLSKILTKLSYSYTTI; translated from the exons ATGGATCAACAAGAAGAAATGAGAGCAACCCACTTTGTTCTGGTTCATGGGGCTTGCCATGGCGCATGGTGCTGGTACAAGCTGATGAGCTTGCTCAAAGTGGAGACAGGGAACAGCAACCACCATGTCCAAGTGACAGCCTTGGACCTTGGTGCCTCTGGCATCAATCCTAAGCTGCTCGACGAGGTCCCCACTGTTGATGACTATGTTCAACCTTTAATGGAGTTCATGGCTTCACTCCCTGAGGACCACAGAGTGATTCTAGTGGGGCATAGCTATGCTGGTCTCTGCATATCTTTGGCTATGGAGAAATTCCCTCATAAGATCTCACTTGCAGTTTTCTTGACTGCTTACATGCCCAATTTCAAGTCTCCCCCTGCACTTCTCATTCAAGAA TACTTCAAGGGGACCACATCGATATTAGATAGCCAAATAAAGTTTGAAGAAGATCGACCACTGTCAGTGATATTTGGTCCACAGTATATGAAAACAAAGATGTACCCACATAGTCAACCACAG GAATTAGAATTGGCAAAAATGTTAGTAAGGCCATCTGGACTCTACATGGaagattttgagaaaaaaaatgtaCTGAGTGAAGCCAAATTCGGATCAGTAAAACGAGTTTTTATCGTGTGTGAAGAAGATGAGGTGATGAAGGAAGAGTTTCAACGGTGGATGATTGAGATTAGTGATCCTCCGTTGACTGAAGAAGAAGTAATCGTTGTTAAAGGAGCTGATCATATGGTCATGCTCTCTCAGCCCCATCAACTTTCCAAAATTTTAACCAAATTAAGTTACTCCTATACTACTATATGA
- the LOC133811287 gene encoding autophagy-related protein 101 isoform X1, whose amino-acid sequence MSCEVCQLKELEVGHFEFEIQEVLRCILHTILFHRALGLVRPKDADLELFDITYVQCGDLEIEKKIEEKIEQFISWVEKHPNKKSQICLSFYEVKNKQASWFTNKIERLYWEQWYINLNVSQLPRTHSSKSHRTKVVVEPGVENAMEERSARRAALEASLRDVMFQIIKFVNEKKDHVPPIPNREGVISYPYEITIPSSSDSAFGMDMIKRMLQTGHPTMLS is encoded by the exons ATGAGCTGTGAAGTTTGTCAACTCAAAGAATTG GAAGTGGGTCACTTTGAGTTTGAGATACAAGAAGTTCTGCGCT GCATTCTGCATACAATCTTGTTTCATCGAGCTCTAGGTCTTGTGAGGCCCAAAGATGCTGATTTGGAACTTTTTGATATTACATAT GTCCAATGTGGAGATTTGGAAATTGAAAAGAAAATCGAGGAGAAGATAGAGCAATTTATTAGTTGGGTAGAGAAACACCCCAACAAAAAGAGTCAG ATATGTTTGTCATTCTATGAAGTGAAGAATAAACAAGCCTCTTGGTTCACAAACAAAATAGAACGCCTATATTGGGAACAGTGGTACATCAATTTGAATGTGTCCCAACTTCCAAGGACACATTCTAGCAAGTCTCATCGTACCAAAGTTGTAGTTGAGCCAGGAG TAGAGAATGCCATGGAGGAGAGAAGCGCTCGAAGGGCAGCTCTTGAAGCATCTCTTCGTGATGTAAtgtttcaaataattaaatttgtgaACGAGAAGAAGGATCATGTTCCCCCTATACCAAATCGTGAGGGTGTAATTTCTTATCCTTATGAAATCACTATTCCCAG CTCGTCGGATTCTGCATTTGGGATGGACATGATCAAGAGGATGCTTCAGACTGGACATCCAACCATGCTTAGCTGA
- the LOC133811287 gene encoding autophagy-related protein 101 isoform X2: MSCEVCQLKELEVGHFEFEIQEVLRCILHTILFHRALGLVRPKDADLELFDITYVQCGDLEIEKKIEEKIEQFISWVEKHPNKKSQICLSFYEVKNKQASWFTNKIERLYWEQWYINLNVSQLPRTHSSKSHRTKVVVEPGENAMEERSARRAALEASLRDVMFQIIKFVNEKKDHVPPIPNREGVISYPYEITIPSSSDSAFGMDMIKRMLQTGHPTMLS; the protein is encoded by the exons ATGAGCTGTGAAGTTTGTCAACTCAAAGAATTG GAAGTGGGTCACTTTGAGTTTGAGATACAAGAAGTTCTGCGCT GCATTCTGCATACAATCTTGTTTCATCGAGCTCTAGGTCTTGTGAGGCCCAAAGATGCTGATTTGGAACTTTTTGATATTACATAT GTCCAATGTGGAGATTTGGAAATTGAAAAGAAAATCGAGGAGAAGATAGAGCAATTTATTAGTTGGGTAGAGAAACACCCCAACAAAAAGAGTCAG ATATGTTTGTCATTCTATGAAGTGAAGAATAAACAAGCCTCTTGGTTCACAAACAAAATAGAACGCCTATATTGGGAACAGTGGTACATCAATTTGAATGTGTCCCAACTTCCAAGGACACATTCTAGCAAGTCTCATCGTACCAAAGTTGTAGTTGAGCCAGGAG AGAATGCCATGGAGGAGAGAAGCGCTCGAAGGGCAGCTCTTGAAGCATCTCTTCGTGATGTAAtgtttcaaataattaaatttgtgaACGAGAAGAAGGATCATGTTCCCCCTATACCAAATCGTGAGGGTGTAATTTCTTATCCTTATGAAATCACTATTCCCAG CTCGTCGGATTCTGCATTTGGGATGGACATGATCAAGAGGATGCTTCAGACTGGACATCCAACCATGCTTAGCTGA